In the Flavobacteriales bacterium genome, AACCTACACCGATCATGCGCGCGAGGTATATGTGTCACACCATCTGGAATTGGACATTGAGGGGGTGAAGTTTCATAAGCCCCTGAGGGGCGATAAGAAGGCTTTGGTGGACCTATCGATCCGCAATGCCAAGCAGTACAGGCAAGAGAGGTTGAAGCAAATACAGATCGTGGATCCCGAGCGCCATACCAAGCGCATCATGGCCCAAATGAAGACCGACTTGCGTTTAAGTGAAGAACCCCGCCACATCGAGTGCTTCGATAACTCGAATATCCAAGGAACGAATCCGGTGGCGGCATGTGTGGTCTTCAAGAACGGCAAACCGAGTAAAAAGGACTACCGCCACTTCAATATCAAGACCGTTGAAGGCCCCGATGATTTTGCTTCTATGGAGGAGGTAGTTTACCGGCGTTACAAGCGCCTGCTCGACGAGGAACAACCGCTCCCGCAACTAATCGTGATCGATGGTGGAAAAGGGCAATTGAATGCAGCGCTCAAAAGTCTGGAGAAGCTGAATCTTCGCGGCACGATCGCTATTGTGGGAATCGCCAAAAGGCTCGAAGAGCTCTTTTACCCCGATGACCCCGTTCCGCTATATCTCGATAAGTGCTCCGAAACGCTTAAGATCATTCAGCAATTGCGGAACGAAGCCCATCGCTTTGGGATCACGCATCACCGCAACCGACGGAGCAAAAGCAGTTTCAATACGGAGCTCGAGGCGATCCAGGGAATTGGGGAGTCAACGGCTCGTGATTTGTTAAAAGCATTTAAGTCGGTGAAACGGATCAAAGAAGCGAGTAAGGACCGGCTCGAGAATATCGTGGGGTTGTCCAAGGCCATAAAAGTGTGGGATCACTTCCATCAAGCAGCTGATAATCAGAGTAACTAGAAACTCTCGTATCTTAGCACCCATGAAGAAAACCACCTTCATACTGGTATGGATCGCGGCGATGTTCATCGCGCCGTTGAAGGCGCAGGAAACAGCGAGCAACGTAGTGATGGTACTCCATGGAGGGGCTGGGACGATTTTGCCTGAGTACATGACTCCCGAAAGGCAGCAGAAGATCACGGCCGACCTCAAAGAAGCACTCAATGCCTCGTATGCAATGTGGAAAAAAGACGGCTCGAGTTTGGATATGGTCGTTGCAGCTATTAAAATACTAGAAGATTCTCCGGAGTTCAATGCCGGCCGCGGTGCGGTTTTTACCCATGAAGGGCACAATGAACTCGACGCCTCGATCATGTCGGGCAAGGATCTCAACGCCGGTGCCGTAGCGGGTGTTAGTACTGTAAAGAACCCCATTGAGGCCGCCCGTGCGGTGATGGAGTCGTCGCCTCATGTGTTGCTTTCGCGAGAGGGGGCTGAGGCGTTCGCTGAGCGGCAAGGCCTTGAAATGGCCGATTCGAGCTGGTTCTATACCGAAGACCGCTACAAATCCTTGCAGAGAGTGCTGGACGAGGAAAAGAAGAACGGTGCTGTGGAGACACCTGTCGATGCTAAAATGGGAACGGTAGGCGCCGTGGCGGTTGATCGGGAGGGCAATATCTCCGCCGGAACCAGCACGGGTGGAATGACGAATAAGCGGTGGGCGCGCATCGGCGACTCGCCTGTCATTGGCGCAGGCACCTATGCCGATAACCGCACGTGCGGAGTAAGCTGTACCGGTCATGGCGAGTACTTTATTCGCGTAGCAGCGGCCCACAGTGTGCATGCGCGGATGATGTTCAACGAGCAAACCGTGGCCGATGCGACAAAGGCCGTGATCGACGAGCTCGGGAGTATGAATGCCCCGGGCGGACTCATAGCCTTGGACGCCGACGGAAATGCGGCCATGGTGTTTAATACGGTCGGAATGTACCGCGCGTATATCACAACCGACGGAACAATCGAAGTTCGATTCTACGAAATGATAAGTGAAGACAGATGAAGAAGACGTGGACGATCATACTTATAGTTTTATTTGCCCTGGCCTGCGCTAGAGGGGTACGGCCAAAAGGTTTGTATCAAGGTAGGTTCAATACCGTATCCGGCGAAAAGCTCGCGATGCGTTCGCTCAAGAAGAATCATACCAACGTGTTTTATTTTATTTCTCCGGTATGCCCATTGTGCGTCAACTACGCTAAGGACATTCGCGAGATCGAAGAGCAATTCGGAAACGACTCAACCGACTTTATCGGAGTGGTATCGGGGAGCGATTACACGAATCAAGATGTGCTCGATTACCTCCACGAATACGACT is a window encoding:
- a CDS encoding isoaspartyl peptidase/L-asparaginase → MKKTTFILVWIAAMFIAPLKAQETASNVVMVLHGGAGTILPEYMTPERQQKITADLKEALNASYAMWKKDGSSLDMVVAAIKILEDSPEFNAGRGAVFTHEGHNELDASIMSGKDLNAGAVAGVSTVKNPIEAARAVMESSPHVLLSREGAEAFAERQGLEMADSSWFYTEDRYKSLQRVLDEEKKNGAVETPVDAKMGTVGAVAVDREGNISAGTSTGGMTNKRWARIGDSPVIGAGTYADNRTCGVSCTGHGEYFIRVAAAHSVHARMMFNEQTVADATKAVIDELGSMNAPGGLIALDADGNAAMVFNTVGMYRAYITTDGTIEVRFYEMISEDR
- a CDS encoding redoxin domain-containing protein, coding for MKKTWTIILIVLFALACARGVRPKGLYQGRFNTVSGEKLAMRSLKKNHTNVFYFISPVCPLCVNYAKDIREIEEQFGNDSTDFIGVVSGSDYTNQDVLDYLHEYDLDLTVIMDPNFRLVQYFKATITPEVYVVDNKSNVLYTGKIDNWAVSLGHHRQVVTEFYLKDALNDISAGENVRLAQTEPVGCFIE